The following are encoded together in the Synchiropus splendidus isolate RoL2022-P1 chromosome 7, RoL_Sspl_1.0, whole genome shotgun sequence genome:
- the atad1a gene encoding outer mitochondrial transmembrane helix translocase translates to MVLKDLPRDALLRPLSRNEVLGMLVRLTIFGAATYFSIKWVVDAMDPTSKQKNQAKKRAEQLMKRIGVEGVKLTDYEMNIAALLVDPQTMKVSWRDIAGLDDIINELQDTVILPFQKRHLLPDSKLFQPPKGVLLFGPPGCGKTMIAKATAKASGCKFINLQASTLTDMWYGESQKLTAAVFSLAVKIQPCIIFIDEIDSFLRNRSSHDHEATAMMKAQFMSLWDGLETSASTQVMIMGATNRPQDVDPAILRRMPTTFYVGLPNARQRHEILRLILAGENLSNAINLKEIAEKTDGYSGSDLRELCRDAAMYRVRDYVRKEQMRQIAQQFQDCEEEEEEEEEKAVDEDRLRPVTQLDLLFGLDKMKEAKQATVTMLPSVADVPLD, encoded by the exons ATGGTTCTGAAAGATCTTCCCAGAGATGCCCTTTTACGACCGTTGTCCAGGAACGAGGTCCTGGGAATGCTGGTGAGGTTGACCATCTTTGGAGCAGCCACCTACTTTAGCATTAAATGGGTTGTTGATGCGATGGACCCGACCTCGAAGCAGAAGAACCAAGCCAAGAAACGG GCCGAGCAGCTGATGAAGAGGATTGGTGTGGAGGGCGTCAAACTCACAGACTATGAAATGAACATTGCCGCTCTTCTAGTTGACCCACAAACAATGAAG GTGTCATGGCGAGATATTGCTGGTCTGGATGACATCATTAATGAGCTCCAGGACACTGTCATACTGCCCTTCCAAAAAAGGCATCTGTTGCCTGATTCCAAGCTTTTTCAACCTCCCAAAG GTGTGTTGTTGTTCGGTCCTCCTGGATGTGGGAAGACCATGATCGCCAAAGCAACAGCGAAAGCATCTGGCTGCAAGTTTATCAACCTTCAGGCCTCCACGCTCACTGACATGTGGTACGGAGAGTCGCAGAAGCTGACTGCTGCTGTCTTCTCATTGGCTGTCAAGATCCAGCCGTGTATCATCTTCATTGATGAGATTG ATTCATTCTTGAGAAATCGCTCCAGCCATGACCACGAGGCCACAGCTATGATGAAGGCTCAGTTCATGAGCCTGTGGGATGGACTGGAGACCTCAGCCAGCACCCAG GTGATGATCATGGGAGCAACCAACCGACCGCAGGATGTCGATCCGGCTATTCTGCGCCGGATGCCAACCACATTTTATGTTGGCCTACCG AACGCAAGACAAAGGCATGAAATCCTGAGGCTAATTTTAGCCGGGGAAAAC TTGAGCAACGCCATCAATCTGAAGGAGATTGCTGAGAAGACAGACGGTTACTCAGGCAGTGACCTGCGGGAGCTCTGCCGCGACGCCGCCATGTATAGAGTTCGGGACTACGTCCGCAAGGAGCAGATGAGGCAGATCGCTCAGCAGTTCCAGgactgtgaggaggaggaggaggaagaggaggagaa aGCCGTGGATGAGGACAGGCTGCGCCCAGTCACCCAGCTGGACCTTCTCTTCGGCCTGGACAAGATGAAGGAGGCCAAGCAGGCCACGGTGACAATGCTACCCAGCGTAGCCGACGTCCCGTTGGACTGA